Within the Raphanus sativus cultivar WK10039 unplaced genomic scaffold, ASM80110v3 Scaffold1623, whole genome shotgun sequence genome, the region ATATATCCTATGCTCAATATCTCTCCAACacatcaacatttttttttcgcCGTTAATATCAAACATTTAACGCATTTTTGATCATCCGACAGCGATATACACCCACCCGAAAGAGAACCAAAAATCTCTTCTTTGACCCACTAGTGATCATCTCGCATCTGCTACCAACTTCCAATTAAAAAGGGTTTCGTGCTAATCAATCTTTTTAATCTCTGGTTAGACTTCTTCTTCACTTGTTTTCTGTTATTGGAATAAGacaaagttgtttttttttctttccaaagTTGTCTGTTTTAGGGAAAagacataaaaaaaatcaaaacttttgtCTTTGTTCTTTTTGATCAGCTCTTTGGTTATTCGATCCCATCTTCAAAGGTTCTGtcttttaatttgaaaaatctTGCAGATTTAGTCAGAGCAGAGCAGGAAGAAGACATATATATGACTTTGGTTTCTTCGTCATGATGATTATTACCAAACACAAAAGAGATATAAACTTGTTCGTTCTTCAATTAGGAGCCGCCTTTGCCGTAACTTTCGCTGGATTTCTCTTTTCTCGATTTAGAAAAAATACTAAAAGAGTAACAAGACCCACTTTGCCTCCTCTTCGACCTCAATCATCGTCAGGTTTGTTTTATTATTGCTCGACTTTTTTACACATTCATGAGCCCAATCTATAAAAGATGGATCCTTTAAATTTTCAGATCATGGATACAGAGACACCTCCAATGAAGAACCCATCCATGTAAGTTGATGATCTCACAATAACAGTTTATGCCACAAGTTGCTATTTATAGGTTGTTTTGGCCTCTTATTGCTATTTATAGGGTTGACTTATACAATCTGTAGCTGATTGTTTTGGCCTCTTATAGTTTGACTTTTATAGAATCTGTAGATTGATGGTTTAGCTTCTGATTTGCTTTTGTGCGTCTCTTCTACAGAGAGGAGATTCAAGAAGTGAATACGATCTTGATGAGAAAGATGTGTTTCTTTTACCGGAGTTCGAAGATGAAGTCAAGAAGCTAGATTTACTGGTCCATGATGACGAATGCGAAACTCCAAAGTCAGATATGTCCGCAGCTCCTTTAGCGTTTCCAAGCGCAGAGGAAGGCGATCACGTGAACGAGATCAAGCGGTTGAGGAACACTGTGAGGGCGTTGCGTGAGAGAGAAAGGTGTCTCGAGGATAAGCTGTTGGAGTATTACAGTCTCAAGGAGCAGCAAAAGATTGCAATGGAGCTGAGAAGTAGGCTGAAACTAAATCAGATGGAGACTAAAGTTTTCaatctcaagatcaagtctctGCAAGCAGAGAACGAGAAACTCAAGGCTCAGTGTTCTGAGCATTCTAGAGCTGTCCTGGAGCTGGATATGGCTAAGTCTGAGGTTCATGTGCTGAAGAAGAAGCTCAACATCAAAACGCAACAGCACGTGGAGCAGCTCTTGTCACTTAAAGAACGAGTGGCGAGGCTGCAAGAGGATGAGATCAAGGCTAGTTTACCTGTTCCTGATGCGGATAAGATGGTGCAGAGGCTAAGGGACTTGGAAGGTGAGATCAACGAGCTTAGAGACTCCAACACGAGATTACATTTCGAGAATTTCGAACTAGCTGAGAAGGTGGAAGCTGTTCAAATCATAGCAGGTTCGAAGTTGGAGGATTCAGAGGAGGTAatataaattctatatatattaaaccaaaaaccgaaaccaaaacaaaaccatttttttttaaaaaaatatcaattttatttagtttctaaataatcaattatcctaagaattatttataaacttgaAAAATGAATTATCTAAATATCTTTTACCcgaaatatttaaagttatttgaactattttatgattttattcgAACAAACCCGAATTATCCAATATTTAACttaaaaccctaaattatatGACTTTTTTACCCATATTATATTTGATTACccgaaaaccgaaccgaattggATATGCAGATATTAGTTGGTTTCTAACTTTGCTAtccaaaccaaaaaccaaaaaccaaaataaccaaaccgaaattgaaccaaattttgtaaatagCCAAACGGTTCCTAAATCTCTAGAactaaaaaaaccaaaatacccAAACCGAACAAAAACCAAACACTCATGCAGAGGAGGTAACTTGTCCAAGTTCTTGAACTTTCTCTAATAGGAAAACATGTTGATTGTGAAACTCTGTTTCCTGTTGCAGATGGAGACATTACGCGAAGATGGTAATAGACTAATGAGTGAAAACGAAGAGCTGAAGAAAGAGATAGAGCAGCTTCAGGGAGATAGATGCACTGACCTCGAACAGCTTGTTTATCTCAAATGGATCAACGCTTGCTTAAGGTATGAGCTGAGAACATACCAACCACCTGCTGGTAAAACCGTTGCTAGGGATCTAAGTACTACTCTAAGCCCTACCTCAGAGGAGAAAGCCAAGCAACTGATTCTTGAATACGCACACGAGGAAGATCATACAGATTATGATCAATGGTCATCTTCTCAGGAATCAATGATCACTGACTCAATGTTCTTAGATGATTCCTCTGTTGACACTTTGTTTGCAACAAACACCAAAAAGTCAGGGAAGAAGAAGCTTATGCATAAGCTGATGAAGATCTTACACGGTAAAGATACTAAGAAGAGAGGTGGTTCTTCTGAACCGAGCAGCTCAAGCACAGGTCCTAGGAGGCCTCATTCGATGGACTTCCAAATGCTGCTGCGTAGAGAAGATGAGGAGGAGGACTTCAAGGATCACATGAAGATGTTGCATCGTAAGAGTGAAGGAGCAGATGCTTCTAACTATGGAGAAGAAGAGGGTTTGGAGTCAGATCAGAACAGGAAGAAGGAGCTGATTAAATACGCAGAAGCGCTTAGGAAGTCTCGTTCTACAAAGAAGCTCCATAAGAAATCTGTGTCGTTTTTCTTCTGAGAGTAAGTAGAAAGCACTAATATACTGTTACTTGTATAACACGCATTGGCTAAATTTCTATAACTATGTGTATGTGTGTATAGATATAACTCAGAAATGTAATCTTTGTGAACTGAAACATTAAGAACCGATATTCTGTGAGAATGTGATTTTGCGGCTTGGGGAAGgtttattcttatatatatggATGGAAAATAAGaactttagatatataaatttttgtctTATTACATGAGAAAAGAGACTGTTGCTTAAGACAACATAGGCAATACTTAGCATTGTGAAAGATAAGAGATTACTTAAGAAGATGATCAAATAATAGTGTATAAGATTATCAGATAGGAATTGATGGGAAAGAAGATTTGTTTTCACATTAACAGGAAGCTAAGGCAGATCTCTGTTTTCTTCATGGAAAGTAGAGGAGAAACTCTGCTTTGCTAAAACATAGGTTTGAGATCAGTTGTTAAAGAATGCATTTCTTTGCAAAACTCTGATTTCTGATAACTCTTTATTAATTCAATCCAATGTATGTTCTCATTACCATAAAAGCTCTTGATTTAGGAAACAATAATTTTGTAACTAGGAAACCCCTCAAGGTGTACATGGAGAAGTGGGTGAGGGTGCTTAATTTATGTCGAAAGATGTCATGGTTGCAAAAGTATATACAAGTCAAGGGTAAGGTAAACAGTTCCATTAGTGAATACTACCATATAAGATGAAGGTAGTAGGTCAAGAGTTTGTGTGGTTCTCGGTTTTAATGTGCAAGTAATCTCAACTTTTAATCACTTTTGAAAGTTAAGTCCAAAAACAAATCTATACAAGCTTTCCAATATGGTTCCAAAATAACAGCTGCGCTATATTATTTGGTGTGTGTCGAATCGAGTCAATTGGTGAAGAAACTAGGCTAGAATCGTACACTTTTGAAAGTCTGGAGAGagtgttgcacaaaaaaaagtcTGGAGAAAGTCCTCTCCAGAATTCTGTTATTTTGAAGGAAGTCTGAATTTCGGCTTCACATTGCTGTTTTacttaatttttagattttgtagGTGTTTTAAGTTTGCACAATTACTTGCACATTTAAATGTGTAAAAACTGTCCTACTAAAATGAcaattttaagtttaaataaaCCAACGTAGTTTTAATAGAAATTCTTTGAAATACAATAAGTTAgataccacttttcaaaaatacattcatcaaaatatcataaaatttaggtttagtgtttagtgatTATTTTTAGGGTTCAGTATTTAAGGGTGAAtggaatttataaatatttataattattttagacatttatatataaatgatttagaagatttaattttgtcttttcataataaattaaaggTATTTATGAAATGATTTATCATAAAAGTAAATTTGAAAAGGAGTATCAAATTTGAggtaaaattagaattttgtttagttttaataaattttattaccCATTGTATAATACAGTTTCATAACATAAATAAATCTTTGTATAGACTTATAGTGCAACATTTGTATACTGTTGATGCAGTTTTCTAAGTAATGAAAAATGATTGCATATTTCTggaattttaagaaattttttataCATTGTATGTGTTGTTAATTATGCATTTGATAGAAAGTCAATGATAGAGATCGGATAacactaaaaagaaaattatatataaactgTCCCACTCAAAATAGTAATACAAAAATGACATAAAAATTCTTTTATTATATGAGATATCGAATTTGATcaggaaaaaaatattgtaatttgAAAAAAGATTGAATAACTTGAAGGCACGCCACAACAACATGAAAGATGATACAATTAGTACAGATTCAAAGCAACATAAATTAAACGTTCGAGGCTCATAAGCTTTTCCGCGGAACTCTTAACTTCCAAATTATCAGGAGAAAGCGTCGTGAAATAAGCTCCAAGAGAGTTTACGTTTTGGTCAGAAGATCCATGGAACCCAATGATTTTCTTGCCTTTGACTTCAAGTTTAAACTTTGTACCAAGGTTGTATCCCATGAGTGCAGAAGTTCTGATGTTGGTTTTGATCACAAGACCTTGTATCACACCCTCGTCGTAGTAACACTTGATAGATACGATATGTTCATCAATAGTATGATTAAGATCAAACTGCAAAAATTAAAGTACATATCCACATGGAAAAAATAGATTGATTCAAAGAAAACATGTATACAAAGTTGATACCATTAACCAAGCCTAAACAGGATCTAGTTTGCGAATCAGTATATTTGTACACAGTAAACCGGTTTTTCAAAGAAATGAAAtggaacaagaacaagaacagtATGAGAATTAGGGTTTGATCAAAGTCACAAGTCAAGAAGGAATAATTTCGAATATAGGTGACAGAGAAACGATAATATATAATCTatgaatgaagaaaaaaaaatcaaaatcaaatccaCCATATTTGTGCATGCGATCTGTAACGACCCGAATTTTTTAAACCGAAATTGGTAttcggtttgatttaaaatttggaCCCAGACAATAAACCAATTgcttatatattaaattgttaattATAAGTTTCATAAAAACCTAAAGCTATGTGCCGTCAGTGGAGATTCAGCCTTTTCTAAGCTatattcttctccatctccagcCACCATGAAAGAGGAGCCATCACACCATTTGAGAAGAGATATTAAAGCTCATCAGACACGTTTATGGAGAACTGAAGAACGATCGATCAAAACTAAGTATTTCGAAGCCAAATTTTGAGGTTATGTTCTATACTCATAGATATATGTTTATCAGAAAGCGGATCATCATTTGGAAATTTCTTCTAATAGTTATGGTCATTTCTTTGGGGCTGTTCGTTGTAGATCGGATCCGCCGATAAGTCAACTTCATCAGTGTTTTCCCGTTGATCTAGAAGGAACCAGCAAACGAGCGAGATATCAATCGAAAGATCTCGTTGTCAGCTTTCCAGATCATCTTCCCGATCGTAAAACCAAGGCACGGTTGGAAAGTTATTGACGTTGCTTCTTGGCCAAGGATAAGCTGAAGCTTTAGTGATGCAGATACAGTTCCGACCAGTCTCAGCGTAAAGGCCAAACGGCCGACCTAAATGAAAGCTTTCAATCTGGAATTTTGTCAGTAAGTAGTTCACTCTTCTATCTATCGTCTCCAAGAAGCGGATTGTCATTTCGAGTTATTTTCTGAAAGTTGTGTTTGTTTTCGTGAGAAGTATTACTGCAGTTTTCGTTTGCGACCAGTCTGGAGCTGAAGCTATTTTGGTTAATCAAATGGTGTCAGATCGGAGTAAAATCGGTGTCTATGGACAGAGGATATCTAGGACTATATTCTGACCGGACGGATTAAAAAGTTAACGGTCAGTTCTTGAGATATTCATCTGTTTTCTAGAGGGCTCAGTTCTGCCAGAATCATCTTGTTCATTTATTTTCAGAGAGCTTTAGAGTTGCTGTTTCAGAGACGTCAAGGTCCATTCTGTGTTTCTCAGGTTCCTTCAAAATCCGTGACTAAGGTGAGGGTCTATTCCGTAAATTCCGTACCAGAATAGAATTCTTTCTATCGTAGTTTAGATTTCGAAATATGAATTGAGTCTGTTTGAGTCGTGATTGTTAGTTAGATTATGTATTGTAAACCGGAATTAGGGGTCTAGAGGATTCAACTATTGATTGGATTGTGTGATGTTGAGATATgagatatatatgtatgtatgtacaTAGTTATATAGTAGGGGCTATGTGATGTGCGGGTTCAGAGACATCTGAGCTGTCGACCAGATGTGGTGTGCGGGGGTTCAGGGATgcctgagctagcgacgcagaTATGGtgtgcgggggcccagagacgtctgagctagcgacgcagattttgtgtgtgtgggcagggtgcagagacgtttgcatatctACGCAGATCATGGtgtgcgggggtacagagacatactgtactagcgacgcagagtatatatattatatcctTATGAGGAAATGCGGGGTGTATGGATTAGCTGTGTGCTATCATCGcattgtttgtgtttgtgtgatGTGTTAGGCATCGTGTGTGTTCATGTTAGAGCTAGACTTCCATAGCGAGAGTTCTATTACTCAAGTCAGTGGTTTGcggattagcatcccatacctcactgagcgactcccctgttgctcacccctctttttCCCCTTTTCAGGTGAGATAGCCAAGCAGGAGTGATTGCTTTCGAATTGGTGCTTTGGgagttttatttcttattttcagacttcggttttatgcttttatcgaTACTTTCCGAGATTTATGCTATTATTGGATTTATGgttatttattggatttataaTGAGTAATAAATTGAGATTTTtgaagattatttatttattatattattttggaaaatcggggtattacacttgagtaataaatggagatttttgaagattatttatttattatattattttggaaaatctGGGTATTACACTTTGGTATCAGAGCGAGGTTCCGTCCCGGCTCCGACCCGGGATGGCGATTTGTGGGACTGGATTTTAATCGGTTTTAGAAGTTCTTCAAAACATTTTGGGAATTGAggggattttaaaaataaaagtaactagcACCTTTCTGTTCGGTTCTAACCCAAATGTCTTTTTATGACGATGAGTTTACTCATCGTTATCCGTTCTCTAGCCAACAGGGTTTCAGTCAGATGTTTAATAGATGGAGGATGTCACAGTTTGTAAGATTGTTCAGCTGTTTATCAGTTTCGTCAACCGTGTTCAGAGATTGCAAGTGGATTTATTATGTTTCTACCACCACCTAACTTTAAGCTGTCACTCTGCGAGTTTTTGGTTACTGGAGCTTATTTGGTGTGAGAGGTGAGCCATTGGTTGGCATGTGTTATTCTCGTGTATGAGTAGATTGACTATTTTGGAGGTATGATCAGTTTGTAAACTCGTGGGGATCGCTTTTGGATTGGGGGTGCGGCATCTTGCGTTTTGCATATACTGGAGTTACGCTTGTTTTAGTTTGCCAGATTTTGGCGGTGTTGACCGTTTCAGATTGTGTTTAAGCTATTAAGATTCAGACAGCTGTCACACAGATATTGGGGACCACTGGTGTTCATCGAGATGTACTAGTTCTATTTGGAGGGGTCGATTTCATCGGAGACTTAGCAGAGATGGAGCTGGATTTCTATGATGTTATAGTTGAGATGGATTGGCTGTCACGCCATCGAGTGGTACTAGATTTCCTCAGAGCAAGAGTTCATATCCCTAGAGGAGATCGGAAGATCACATTCCAGTGTATTCTGGCTTACAGAGGAATTTCATTCATTTCCATGTTGCACGCTGAGGATGTATTGGAGAGAGGAGCAGAGGGATTTACGGCGACTATTTCGATGGATAAGGTGATGGACATCATGAGTTGCAGGACATTTCAGTGGTTGCAAAGTATGAGGATGTATTTGAGGCTTTTTGAAGAACCACCACTCAGAGTAGACGCTCGTATGATTGAGTTGGAACCAAGGACATAACCGGTTTCACAAGCGCAGTACCGTTTAATACCAGCAGAGATAACTGAGTTGAAAAAGCAGCCGGATGAACTCTCGGATAAGGTTTTCATCAGGTCAAGTACTTCACCATTGAGAGCTTGTACATAGGACGGGATTTTGTACATGTTATGGACATTATGAGCTCGTGGTGATGCTGATTAGGTTTTCGAAATGCACCGGTAGCATTCAAGAATATTATGAGCGATGTCTTTTGTCAGCACTTGGATAAGTGTGTGATTGCCTTTATCGACGACATCGTAATTTATTATTTGAGCAGAGAGGAGCATGCAGGGCATTTACGGATTGTGTTGGTTAAGTTGGAGAGCATCAATTATTTGCTAGCTTggtaagtttttcttttggtaggaaaaaaaattagattttaggTTATGTGGTTCTGTAAGCACGAGTTGCTCAAGATTTGGAAAATATCACTACGATTTTAGCGTGGCCGACATCTAAGAGTTATAGAGATAagaagttatatttttattggccTGGTATGAAGAACAATGTTGTTACATTTGTATCGCAGTGTCAGTCATGTCTAATGTTAAGATTGAGAATCTGGTGTTTAGCGGGTTATTGCAGGATCTGCCATTACCATAGTGGAAATGGTACTTGGTGACTATGGATTTTGTTACTGGAAGACCGACCACCTCAGGTGGGAAGAATGATATATGGGTGATCATGGAAAGACTCATCAAGTTTACCCATATTCTAgtgattaaaaaaacaaatggagCTGATCAGTTGGCACAAATTTGCATTAGAGAGATTGTGAGGTTGCATGGAGTTCTTGTAAGTATTGTATCAGATCATGATGCAAAAGTTTACATCGACATTTTGGAGAGCCTTTCAGAAGACACTTGATACAAAATTTCACATGAGTACAACTTATCATTTGCAGACATATGAGCAGACAGAGAGGACTATTCAGACGTTGGAAGATACCTTTAGGACTTGTATTTTGGATTGAGAAAGGAGCTGCAAAAAGTATCTACCTTTAGCAGAGTCTACCTACAACAACATCTACCATTCGAGTATGAGATGGCACCAGATGAGGCAGTTTATGGTAGGCCTTGTCGTACACCACTTTTTGGACAAAAGTGTGGGAGAGTTAAGATTTGAATCAGCAAAGTTCAGGAGATGGTAGAGCAAGTTGAGGTGCTCAAGGTTCGGCTTAAGGAAGCCCATGACCGTCAAAAGAATTATGCAAATCAGCACAATAAAGATTTGGAGTTTTAGGTGCGAGACTtagtatatatgaaaatgagGCCATCTCAGGAAGGATCTAAGACTCGAAAGCTAAAGAAGTTTAAACCAAGTTATATGAAACCATACCCTATTTGGAGCGGATTGGAGTAGTGGCTTATAGTTTAAAGTTATCAGCAGAGTTGTCAGGGTTTCAAGACGTAATCCATATGTCAGTTTTGAGGAAAGTcaggagagagaaaaaaactcattttgCAGCAGCTGCCAAGTGattatggtaaaaaaaaaaattgtatgcaCTTTGTCAATCAGTTGAGATTATAAACCGGAAATAAAAAAGGGTTCAGGGGATGATGACCATGTTGGTCAAAGTTTGTTGTGAGAGGAACAAGATCCTGGAGGAAATCTGGGAGACCGAGACTCAAAGAAGGATTGAATGTTCAGAGCTTTTTTCGGATGGTAGTGGACAGCCGACTCATGATTTGAATTCGAGGATGAATTCTTTATtagtgggggagaattgtaacgacccgaaTTCTTTAAACCGAAATTGGTAttcggtttgatttaaaatttggaCCCAGACAATAAACCAATTgcttatatattaaattgttaattATAAGTCTCATAAAAACCTAAAGCTATGTGCCGTCAGTGGAGATTCAGCCTTTTCTaagccatcttcttctccatctccagcCACCATGAAAGAGGAGCCATCACACCATTTGAGAAGAGATATTAAAGCTCATCAGACACGTTTATGGAGAACTGAAGAACGATCGATCAAAACTAAGTATTTCGAAGCCAAATTTTGAGGTTATGTTCTATACTCATAGATATATGTTTATCAGAAAGCGGATCGTCATTTGGAAATTTCTTCTAATAGTTATGGTCATTTCTTTGGGGCTGTTCGTTGTAGATCGGATCCGCCAATAAGTCAACTTCATCAGTGTTTTCCCGTTGATCTAGAAGGAACCAGCAAACGAGCGAGATATCAATCGAAAGATCTCGTTGTCAGCTTTCCAGATCATCTTCCCGATCGTAAAACCAAGGCACGGTTGGAAAGTTATTGACGTTGCTTCTTGGCCAAGGATAAGCTGAAGCTTTAGTGATGCAGATACAGTTCCGACCAGTCTCAGCGTAAAGGCCAAACGGCCGACCTAAATGAAAGCTTTCAATCTGGAATTTTGTCAGTAAGTAGCTCACTCTTCTATCTATCGTCTCCAAGAAGCGGATTGTCATTTCGAGTTATTTTCTGAAAGTTGTGTTTGTTTTCGTGAGAAGTATTACTGTAGTTTTCGTTTGCGACCAGTCTGGAGCTGAAGCTATTTTGGTTAATCAAATGGTGTCAGATCGGAGTAAAATCGGTGTCTATGGACAGAGGATATCTAGGACTATATTCTGACCGGACGGATTAAAAAGTTAACGGTCAGTTCTTGAGATATTCATCTGTTTTCTAGAGGGCTCAGTTCTGCCAGAATCATCTTGTTCATTTATTTTCAGAGAGCTTCAGAGTTGCTGTTTCAGAGACGTCAAGGTCCATTCTGTGTTTCTCAGGTTCCTTCAAAACCCGTGGCTAAGGTGAGGGTCTATTCCGTAAATTCCGTACCAGAATAGAATTCTTTCTATCGTAGTTTAGATTTCGAAATATGAATTGAGTCTGTTTGAGTCGTGATTGTTAGTTAGATTATGTATTGTAAACCGGAATTAGGGGTCTAGAAGATTTAACTATTGATTGGATTGTGTGATGTTGAGATATgagatatatatgtatgtatgtacaTAGTTATATAGTAGGGGCTATGTGATGTGCGGGTTCAGAGACATCTGAGCTGTCGACCAGATGTGGTGTGCGGGGGTTCAGGGATgcctgagctagcgacgcagaTATGGtgtgcgggggcccagagacgtctgagctagcgacgcagattttgtgtgtgtgggcggggtgcagagacgtttgcatatctACGCAGATCATGGtgtgcgggggtacagagacatactgtactagcgacgcaaagtatatatattatatcctTATGAGGAAATGCGGGGTGTATGGATTAGCTGTGTGCTATCATCGcattgtttgtgtttgtgtgatGTGTTAGGCATCGTGTGTGTTCATGTTAGAGCTAGACTTCCATAGCGGGAGTTCTATTACTCAAGTCAGTGGTTTGcggattagcatcccatacctcactgagcgactcccctgttgctcacccctctttttccccctttcaggtgagataGCCGAGCAGGAGTGATTGCTTTCGAATTGGTGCTTTGGgagttttatttcttattttcagacttcggttttatgcttttatcgaTACTTTCCGAGATTTATGCTATTATTGGATTTATGgttatttattggatttatgatGAGTAATAAATTGAGATTTTtgaagattatttatttattatattattttggaaaatcggggtattacacTTGAGTAATAAATTGAGATTTTtgaagattatttatttattatattattttggaaaatcggggtattacacGATCTCTAACAAACTCAAAGATCGAAGCAAAACcacccaaattttttttttttaaataccacGCAAACTTTGATGAATCGACCAAGAAATCATATGAATGAGAGTTTGAACATGTACCGACTCGGTGAAACCTTGACCCGAGCCACCATGGATCAGTCCATCTTTAGGTTCTCCATTCTTAACATAGTCAAACTTGATGGACTCTATGCCATCACGACCCTCACGTATATAGATCTTTGATACACCTTCATGCTCGGCTCCATCATCCCCATTGCTCTCCTCCATTTCCGCCTCTAGCTTCCAACTTTTGTGACATTGGGAATCTATTTGAATATGATGATAGAAATAGATCgtgttagtttcaaaaaaaaaaaaaaaaaatagatcgtGTCAACTTAGTAAGTCTGTGAACTGTTTTTCTAAATAAtgaaactaaaaatgaaaaggaaaatGATGAGAACTATATCAACAAAGATGGTTGTACTTAGCTGATATACGATTTAGAAAGGCGTGAAATATATGCCTTTTACATGCTCGAGAAGGcatgtcttttttctttttggacgACCGAGAAGGCATGTCATAGTGGAGTAACGTGATCCATCTCATTCGTTACGCAGCAGGTTAAAATACGTTGCGGATATTAACGATTTCAGActctaaacaaataaaaaggaagaagacacCAACTCCAATCAATAGTTCTTTCTTTTACGGACTTTTGCAAAAGACGTTTGACTAGAAATATTTGCTAAGCTAAATTCAAGCGAAAATGAATTAACAAGATGACAATTTTGTCTTTTCCGCAAGTAAGACTAATCATATGATAATATTAATGTAACTGATGTTAGTTACATAGAATTTTAATTTGGATATAAATGTTAATACTCTgtgtaataatataattttctaacaACAATGCAAATTCAAATATGCTTTAGTGTTTGGATAAATAAACAATCCAAATTCAACATCAGATATTAAATAAGGG harbors:
- the LOC130504504 gene encoding protein CHUP1, chloroplastic-like; this encodes MMIITKHKRDINLFVLQLGAAFAVTFAGFLFSRFRKNTKRVTRPTLPPLRPQSSSDHGYRDTSNEEPIHRGDSRSEYDLDEKDVFLLPEFEDEVKKLDLLVHDDECETPKSDMSAAPLAFPSAEEGDHVNEIKRLRNTVRALRERERCLEDKLLEYYSLKEQQKIAMELRSRLKLNQMETKVFNLKIKSLQAENEKLKAQCSEHSRAVLELDMAKSEVHVLKKKLNIKTQQHVEQLLSLKERVARLQEDEIKASLPVPDADKMVQRLRDLEGEINELRDSNTRLHFENFELAEKVEAVQIIAGSKLEDSEEMETLREDGNRLMSENEELKKEIEQLQGDRCTDLEQLVYLKWINACLRYELRTYQPPAGKTVARDLSTTLSPTSEEKAKQLILEYAHEEDHTDYDQWSSSQESMITDSMFLDDSSVDTLFATNTKKSGKKKLMHKLMKILHGKDTKKRGGSSEPSSSSTGPRRPHSMDFQMLLRREDEEEDFKDHMKMLHRKSEGADASNYGEEEGLESDQNRKKELIKYAEALRKSRSTKKLHKKSVSFFF